The following are encoded in a window of Mycobacterium sp. ELW1 genomic DNA:
- a CDS encoding NAD(P)H-binding protein produces the protein MKSMRILVTGATGYVGSRLVARLLDEGHEVVAATRNPEKLGRFGWCDRVTAVVFDADDPTSVETALAVSGHIDVLYYLVHAIGQPGFRERDNAGAANVGKAAAAAGVGRIVYLGGFVPADDTLSEHLAGRAEVAAALAVEGGAELVWLGAAVIIGAGSTSFEMVRYVGDRFWVIPLPPWADHDIEPISISDVLYYLLAAADPAAVPAGAYDIVGPDVVTYGELLHTYIDAAGELRAGLPVRDIVPQAVVGRVAGAAVPVPSGLAADLIESLDHPMTASDTVLRDHVPDPPGGLTTVEDAVAAAVASPPPCPVDRLADPHHLADSDPMWAGGDALRLRRVAATVTPGVARPALRLLNSVPGPLAGVLRTGLDLLLAKVRLL, from the coding sequence GTGAAGTCGATGCGGATCTTGGTCACCGGTGCCACCGGATACGTCGGTTCCCGGCTGGTGGCCCGGCTGCTCGACGAGGGTCACGAGGTCGTCGCCGCGACCCGCAACCCGGAGAAACTGGGCCGGTTCGGCTGGTGTGACCGGGTGACGGCGGTCGTCTTCGATGCCGACGATCCGACCTCCGTCGAGACGGCGCTCGCCGTCTCCGGGCACATCGACGTCCTCTATTACTTGGTGCACGCCATCGGCCAGCCCGGCTTCCGTGAGCGCGACAATGCGGGCGCGGCGAATGTCGGGAAGGCGGCGGCTGCTGCCGGCGTGGGGCGCATCGTGTACCTCGGCGGCTTCGTGCCCGCGGACGACACGCTGTCCGAGCATCTGGCCGGCCGCGCCGAGGTCGCCGCGGCCCTCGCCGTCGAGGGCGGCGCCGAACTGGTTTGGCTCGGGGCGGCGGTGATCATCGGCGCGGGCTCGACCTCGTTCGAGATGGTCCGCTACGTCGGCGACCGGTTCTGGGTGATTCCGCTGCCGCCGTGGGCCGACCACGACATCGAGCCGATCTCAATCAGCGACGTGCTGTACTACCTGCTGGCCGCGGCCGACCCGGCCGCCGTGCCGGCGGGGGCGTACGACATCGTCGGGCCCGACGTCGTGACCTACGGCGAGCTGTTGCACACCTACATCGATGCGGCGGGTGAACTGCGGGCCGGGCTGCCGGTACGCGACATCGTGCCGCAGGCGGTCGTCGGCCGGGTGGCCGGTGCTGCCGTACCGGTTCCCAGCGGATTGGCCGCCGATCTCATCGAATCGCTGGACCATCCGATGACGGCCTCGGACACTGTCCTACGTGATCACGTCCCGGACCCGCCCGGTGGACTCACCACCGTCGAGGACGCCGTCGCCGCCGCGGTGGCCAGCCCGCCGCCGTGTCCGGTCGACCGACTGGCCGACCCGCATCATCTGGCCGACAGTGATCCGATGTGGGCCGGTGGAGACGCGCTACGACTACGACGGGTGGCCGCCACGGTGACGCCCGGGGTGGCGCGCCCCGCGCTGCGACTGCTGAACTCGGTGCCCGGCCCGCTGGCCGGGGTGCTGCGGACGGGGCTGGACCTGTTGCTGGCGAAAGTTCGCCTGTTATGA
- a CDS encoding CPBP family intramembrane glutamic endopeptidase: protein MTMLAELRSVASNVAVPHQEWPSAIRRRRIAVCVVLVLGAALLGLSLTRRPGDAAFYWLTMALAATWAFGARASGPVHLGCIRWRGRNQRPVITGLAIGLLLGGIFVLGGLVTREIPPVAEAITRVLEYANHGSLLLIVVITLVNGLAEEMFFRGALYTALGAFHPVVISTVLYTIATCASGNWMLGFAAIILGTVCALERRATGGVLAPVLTHVVWGLIMVLALPPMFGIWH from the coding sequence ATGACGATGCTGGCTGAGCTTCGGTCGGTGGCTTCCAATGTTGCTGTACCGCATCAGGAGTGGCCGTCGGCGATCCGCCGGCGGCGCATCGCCGTGTGTGTGGTGCTGGTTCTCGGCGCGGCGCTGCTCGGCCTGTCGCTGACGCGCAGGCCCGGAGACGCGGCGTTCTATTGGCTGACGATGGCGTTGGCGGCGACGTGGGCGTTCGGTGCGCGGGCGTCCGGTCCGGTGCATCTGGGGTGCATCCGCTGGCGCGGGCGAAACCAGCGCCCGGTCATCACCGGGCTCGCGATCGGATTGTTGCTCGGCGGCATCTTTGTGCTCGGCGGTTTGGTGACCCGTGAGATACCGCCGGTGGCCGAGGCCATCACCCGCGTGCTGGAGTACGCCAATCACGGCAGCCTGCTGCTGATCGTGGTGATCACCCTGGTGAACGGTCTGGCCGAGGAGATGTTCTTCCGCGGCGCGCTGTACACCGCATTGGGCGCCTTCCACCCGGTGGTGATCTCGACGGTGCTGTACACCATCGCGACGTGTGCCAGCGGCAACTGGATGCTCGGCTTCGCCGCGATCATCCTCGGCACGGTGTGCGCCCTGGAACGCCGAGCCACCGGCGGCGTGCTGGCACCCGTGCTGACCCACGTGGTGTGGGGTCTGATCATGGTGCTGGCACTGCCGCCGATGTTCGGCATCTGGCACTAA
- the tet(V) gene encoding tetracycline efflux MFS transporter Tet(V), with product MSTHHDIEPVRSTGRWRVLAPFRYREFRLLIAAMSISLFAEGMWTVVMALQVIALADDPAALSLVAACLAVGMLAFILVGGIVADRVSQRAIIIAVELTNLAATGAVAVLGMLGELQLWHMATAAAVLGIGAAFFFPAYSAYLPRILPAEQLLAANGVEGAIRPTLQQAIGPAAAGVVVGLTFPALGSVTVAVLFAVGLTLLVSMRPGEGSHMLMTVAREKPHALTDLRDGLRFVLHTAWLRWTLLFACTWVFLAMGPIEVLLPFIARDRFAHGEQVYGLMLASFGLGSAIGAVAVSSRPLPRRYLTVMMTMWGAGSLPFVIVGVTSSLPVMLVALFVIGLCEGAGVIWGTLLQRRVPPEMLGRVSSLDFFVSLAFMPVSMAVAGPLSKVVPVEFIFAVTGIAPVLLAAVALVAARMPHDEIAHPLR from the coding sequence ATGAGTACGCACCATGACATCGAGCCGGTGAGATCCACCGGCCGCTGGCGCGTGCTCGCGCCATTCCGATACCGGGAATTCCGGCTGCTCATCGCGGCGATGTCGATCTCACTGTTCGCCGAGGGCATGTGGACCGTCGTGATGGCTCTGCAAGTCATCGCCCTGGCCGACGACCCGGCCGCCCTGTCTCTGGTCGCAGCCTGCCTGGCCGTGGGCATGCTGGCCTTCATCCTCGTCGGCGGCATTGTCGCCGACCGGGTATCGCAGCGCGCGATCATCATCGCCGTCGAGCTCACCAACCTCGCCGCCACCGGCGCCGTCGCCGTCCTCGGCATGCTCGGCGAGCTGCAACTGTGGCACATGGCAACTGCGGCAGCGGTTCTCGGTATCGGCGCGGCGTTCTTCTTCCCGGCCTACAGCGCCTACCTGCCGCGCATCCTGCCTGCCGAGCAACTCCTGGCCGCCAACGGCGTCGAAGGCGCGATCCGGCCCACCCTGCAGCAGGCCATCGGCCCCGCCGCGGCGGGCGTGGTCGTCGGACTCACCTTTCCTGCACTGGGCTCGGTGACCGTGGCCGTGCTGTTCGCAGTCGGGCTGACCCTGCTGGTGTCCATGCGACCCGGCGAAGGTTCCCACATGCTCATGACGGTCGCACGCGAAAAGCCGCATGCGCTCACCGATCTCAGGGACGGCCTGCGGTTCGTTCTCCACACGGCGTGGTTGCGCTGGACGCTGCTGTTCGCCTGCACCTGGGTGTTTCTGGCGATGGGGCCGATCGAGGTGCTGCTGCCGTTCATCGCGCGAGACCGCTTCGCCCACGGGGAGCAGGTGTACGGCCTGATGCTCGCCTCGTTCGGGCTGGGCAGTGCGATCGGGGCCGTGGCGGTGTCCTCCCGGCCGCTGCCGCGGCGCTACCTCACCGTGATGATGACGATGTGGGGCGCGGGATCACTGCCCTTCGTGATCGTCGGTGTGACGTCCTCACTGCCGGTGATGCTGGTGGCGTTGTTCGTCATCGGCCTCTGCGAGGGCGCGGGTGTCATCTGGGGCACGCTGCTGCAGCGGCGGGTGCCGCCGGAGATGCTGGGCCGGGTGTCGAGTCTGGACTTCTTCGTCTCGCTGGCGTTCATGCCGGTGTCGATGGCGGTCGCGGGCCCACTGTCGAAAGTGGTTCCGGTGGAATTCATCTTCGCGGTGACCGGTATCGCTCCGGTGCTACTGGCCGCGGTCGCGCTCGTCGCGGCGCGCATGCCGCACGACGAGATCGCCCACCCGCTGCGTTAG
- a CDS encoding type II toxin-antitoxin system HicB family antitoxin gives MPNYTYRAEWSDDYCQYLGLCLEFKGRYATALTPHEAIERVEKLIAQELDELAEIGMDPPESLTDHRYSGKFAVRTSPVLHERLVVEAAEQGISLNQWVSYKLAGRPAPSLDDLFG, from the coding sequence ATGCCGAACTACACGTACCGCGCCGAATGGTCTGACGACTACTGCCAGTACCTCGGACTCTGCCTGGAGTTCAAAGGCCGGTACGCGACGGCACTCACGCCCCATGAAGCGATCGAGCGTGTCGAGAAGTTGATCGCCCAGGAACTCGACGAACTGGCTGAGATCGGCATGGACCCGCCGGAGTCCTTGACCGACCACCGCTACAGCGGCAAGTTCGCGGTCCGCACTTCGCCCGTGCTGCACGAACGACTGGTGGTCGAGGCCGCCGAGCAGGGAATCTCGTTGAACCAGTGGGTGAGTTACAAACTCGCCGGCCGCCCCGCGCCGTCGCTCGACGACCTGTTCGGCTGA
- a CDS encoding enoyl-CoA hydratase: MTTIDAYTGVPELTVSLDSGVLSVTLNRPDSLNSLNAIMLRTLADVLEHAAGDAAVRAVRLGGAGRGFSSGAGISAEDQSERRPDTPDEVLQEANRAVRAIVNLPKPVVSVVHGPAAGVGVSLALACDIVLASEKAFFLLAFTKIGLMPDGGASALVAASIGRARAMKMALLAERISAADAFDFGLVSEVYPADELEAGVAAVLDKLVSGPAIALRKTKQAINAATLTELDSAIGRESEGQLILLNSKDFREGTRAFQEHRSPTFTDD; encoded by the coding sequence ATGACGACCATCGACGCTTACACCGGTGTCCCGGAACTGACCGTGTCGCTCGACAGCGGGGTGTTGTCGGTGACGCTGAACAGGCCGGACAGCCTGAACTCGCTGAACGCGATCATGCTGCGAACGCTGGCCGACGTCCTCGAGCATGCGGCCGGCGACGCTGCGGTCCGCGCTGTGCGGCTCGGCGGGGCCGGGCGGGGGTTCAGCTCCGGTGCGGGCATCAGCGCCGAGGATCAGTCCGAGCGCCGCCCGGACACCCCGGACGAGGTGCTGCAGGAGGCGAACCGTGCGGTGCGCGCGATCGTGAACCTGCCAAAGCCGGTGGTGTCGGTGGTGCACGGGCCGGCGGCCGGGGTCGGGGTGTCGCTCGCGCTGGCGTGCGACATCGTATTGGCTTCGGAGAAGGCGTTTTTCCTGCTGGCGTTCACCAAGATCGGCCTGATGCCCGACGGTGGCGCGTCGGCGTTGGTGGCTGCGTCGATCGGGCGGGCCCGCGCCATGAAGATGGCACTTCTGGCCGAACGCATTTCAGCGGCCGACGCGTTCGACTTCGGTCTGGTCAGCGAGGTGTATCCGGCCGACGAGTTGGAGGCCGGTGTGGCCGCGGTGCTCGACAAGCTGGTATCCGGCCCGGCGATCGCGCTGCGCAAGACCAAGCAGGCGATCAACGCCGCGACGCTCACCGAGCTGGACAGCGCCATCGGCCGCGAGAGCGAAGGCCAGCTGATCCTGTTGAACTCCAAGGACTTCCGTGAAGGAACCCGGGCTTTCCAGGAGCACCGCTCGCCCACGTTCACCGACGACTGA
- a CDS encoding CaiB/BaiF CoA-transferase family protein: MAGPLHGLRVIELAGIGPGPHAAMILGDLGADVVRIDRLGKGTGTPSNDYLLRNRRSIGANLKDPNDRDMVLGLIAKADVLIEGFRPGVTERLGLGPEDCAKVNDRLIYGRMTGWGQDGPRSQQAGHDINYISLNGLLHAVGRVNERPVPPLNLAGDFGGGSMFLLVGILSALWERERSGKGQVIDAAMVDGSSVLAQMMWAFRHMGMWSDERGTNMLDTGAPYYDTYECSDGRYVAVGAIEPQFYAELIEKLGLTAADLPDQNDTTRWPELRAVLTDTFGKHDRDHWATVFAGSDACCTPVLSFAEVDTEPHNTERKTFYTEAGSTFPAPAPRFSRTALDTPAAPGVPGADNEAVLRDWV, encoded by the coding sequence ATGGCCGGACCACTGCACGGCTTGCGCGTCATCGAATTGGCGGGCATCGGACCCGGCCCGCATGCCGCGATGATCCTCGGCGACCTGGGCGCAGACGTCGTCCGCATCGACCGGCTCGGCAAGGGCACCGGCACCCCCAGCAACGACTACCTGCTGCGCAACCGTCGCTCGATCGGCGCCAACCTCAAGGACCCGAACGACCGCGACATGGTTCTGGGTCTTATCGCCAAGGCCGACGTCCTCATCGAGGGATTCCGTCCCGGCGTCACCGAACGCCTCGGGCTGGGGCCGGAGGACTGCGCCAAGGTCAACGACCGCCTGATCTACGGCCGCATGACCGGCTGGGGCCAGGACGGGCCGCGCAGTCAGCAGGCCGGCCACGACATCAACTACATCTCGCTCAACGGCCTGCTGCACGCCGTCGGCCGGGTCAACGAACGTCCCGTCCCGCCGCTGAACCTGGCCGGTGACTTCGGTGGCGGGTCGATGTTCCTGCTGGTCGGCATCCTGTCCGCGCTGTGGGAGCGGGAGCGCTCCGGCAAGGGCCAGGTCATCGACGCGGCCATGGTCGACGGCTCCAGCGTGCTGGCCCAGATGATGTGGGCGTTCCGCCACATGGGCATGTGGAGCGACGAGCGCGGCACCAACATGCTCGACACCGGAGCGCCCTACTACGACACCTACGAGTGTTCCGACGGCCGGTACGTCGCGGTCGGCGCGATCGAACCGCAGTTCTACGCCGAACTGATCGAGAAGCTCGGGCTCACCGCCGCCGACCTGCCCGACCAGAACGACACCACCCGCTGGCCGGAATTGCGCGCGGTGCTCACCGACACCTTCGGCAAGCACGACCGCGACCACTGGGCCACAGTGTTCGCCGGCAGCGACGCCTGCTGCACGCCGGTGCTGTCGTTCGCCGAGGTCGACACCGAACCGCACAACACCGAGCGCAAGACCTTCTACACCGAGGCGGGCTCGACGTTCCCCGCTCCCGCCCCCCGGTTCTCCCGGACCGCGCTCGACACCCCGGCCGCACCCGGCGTACCGGGAGCCGACAACGAGGCCGTCCTGCGCGACTGGGTATAG
- a CDS encoding 3-hydroxyacyl-CoA dehydrogenase has product MEIKDAVAVVTGGASGLGLATTKRLLDAGASVVVIDLKGEEVVAELGERAKFVAANVTDEESVTKALDIAESLGPVRINVNCAGIGNAIKTLGKDGPFPLDGFKKVVEVNLIGTFNVLRLAAERIAKTEPLKGEERGVIINTASVAAFDGQIGQAAYSASKGGVVGMTLPIARDLSRSLIRVCTIAPGLFKTPLLGSLPEEAQRSLGQQVPHPARLGDPDEYGALAVHIVENPMLNGEVIRLDGAIRMAPR; this is encoded by the coding sequence GTGGAGATCAAGGACGCCGTAGCCGTCGTCACCGGCGGTGCCTCAGGTCTGGGCCTGGCCACCACCAAGCGGCTGCTCGACGCAGGCGCCTCGGTGGTCGTCATCGACCTCAAGGGTGAAGAAGTCGTCGCCGAGCTGGGGGAGCGCGCCAAGTTCGTCGCCGCCAACGTCACCGACGAAGAGTCCGTCACCAAGGCGCTCGACATCGCCGAGTCGCTCGGCCCGGTGCGTATCAACGTCAACTGCGCCGGCATCGGCAACGCCATCAAGACCCTGGGCAAGGACGGTCCCTTCCCGCTGGACGGTTTCAAGAAGGTCGTCGAGGTCAACCTGATCGGCACCTTCAACGTGCTGCGCCTGGCCGCCGAGCGGATCGCCAAGACCGAACCCCTGAAGGGCGAGGAGCGCGGCGTCATCATCAACACCGCCTCGGTCGCGGCCTTCGACGGCCAGATCGGGCAGGCCGCCTACTCGGCGTCCAAGGGCGGTGTGGTCGGCATGACCCTGCCGATCGCACGCGACCTGTCGCGCAGCCTGATCCGCGTCTGCACCATCGCCCCGGGCCTGTTCAAGACCCCGCTGCTGGGCTCGCTGCCCGAGGAGGCGCAGCGCTCGCTCGGCCAGCAGGTGCCGCACCCGGCCCGCCTCGGAGATCCCGACGAGTACGGCGCCCTGGCCGTGCACATCGTCGAGAACCCCATGCTCAACGGTGAAGTGATCCGCCTGGACGGCGCGATCCGGATGGCTCCGAGGTAG
- a CDS encoding nitronate monooxygenase family protein → MAITTKFTETFGVEHPIAQGGMQWVGRAELVAAVANAGGLGFITALTQPTPADLSREIQKTRELTDKPFGVNLTILPAINPPPYDEYRQVIVDEGIKIVETAGSNPAPHLPMFHDNGIKVLHKCTSVRHAIKAQSLGVDGISIDGFECAGHPGEDDVPGLVLIPAAAKEIEIPMIASGGFGDARGLVAALALGADGINMGTRFMCTVESCIHDNVKQAIVDGDERGTELIFRSLHNTARVASNVVSREVVEILKGGGQFEDVKDLVAGVRGRKVFDDGDIDAGIWTVGTVMGLIHDVPTCEELISRIVTEAEEIIGGRLAGMIDSQDAKVPA, encoded by the coding sequence ATGGCCATCACGACGAAGTTCACCGAGACCTTCGGTGTCGAGCACCCGATCGCCCAGGGCGGCATGCAGTGGGTCGGTCGCGCGGAACTCGTTGCCGCCGTTGCCAATGCGGGCGGACTCGGCTTCATCACCGCGCTCACGCAGCCGACTCCGGCGGATCTGAGCAGGGAGATCCAGAAGACCCGCGAGCTCACCGACAAGCCGTTCGGGGTGAACCTGACGATCCTGCCGGCCATCAACCCGCCGCCCTATGACGAGTACCGCCAGGTGATCGTCGACGAGGGCATCAAGATCGTCGAGACGGCCGGCTCCAATCCGGCGCCGCACCTGCCGATGTTCCACGACAACGGCATCAAGGTGCTGCACAAGTGCACCTCGGTGCGGCACGCAATCAAGGCGCAGAGCCTGGGCGTGGACGGCATCAGCATCGACGGTTTCGAGTGTGCCGGACATCCGGGTGAGGACGACGTTCCTGGCCTGGTGCTGATCCCGGCGGCGGCCAAGGAGATCGAGATCCCGATGATCGCCTCCGGCGGTTTCGGCGACGCGCGCGGCCTGGTGGCCGCGCTGGCGCTCGGCGCCGACGGCATCAATATGGGGACGCGCTTCATGTGCACCGTCGAGTCGTGCATTCACGACAACGTCAAGCAAGCGATCGTCGACGGTGACGAGCGCGGCACCGAGCTGATCTTCCGCAGCCTGCACAACACCGCCCGGGTGGCCTCCAACGTCGTCTCGCGTGAGGTCGTGGAGATCCTCAAGGGCGGCGGGCAATTCGAGGACGTCAAGGATCTGGTCGCCGGTGTGCGCGGCCGCAAGGTATTCGACGACGGCGACATCGATGCCGGCATCTGGACTGTCGGCACCGTGATGGGCCTGATCCACGATGTCCCGACCTGCGAGGAACTGATCAGCCGGATCGTGACCGAAGCCGAAGAGATCATCGGCGGACGGCTGGCGGGAATGATCGACAGCCAAGACGCAAAAGTGCCCGCCTGA
- a CDS encoding class I SAM-dependent methyltransferase, protein MSQQTVDNPFFARFWTVLSAHESQAMRKLRRENLSGLHGRVLEVGAGTGTNFEFYPDTVTEVVALEPETRLAPLARQAADAARVPVTVVESTIETMPATEPFDAVVCSLVLCSVADPDGVLRQLNSVLKPGGELRYFEHIAAGGWRGQLQRLADATIWPRFAGNCHTHRDTERAISGAGFVIETARREAQFPAWVPLPVHEVALGRATKN, encoded by the coding sequence ATGTCACAGCAGACCGTCGACAACCCGTTCTTCGCCCGCTTCTGGACGGTGTTGTCCGCCCACGAGTCACAGGCCATGCGCAAGCTCCGCCGAGAGAATCTCTCAGGGCTGCACGGGCGTGTCCTGGAGGTCGGCGCGGGTACCGGAACCAACTTCGAGTTCTACCCCGACACGGTGACGGAGGTGGTCGCGCTCGAGCCGGAAACCCGACTCGCGCCGCTGGCCAGACAGGCCGCCGACGCGGCCCGGGTTCCCGTCACCGTGGTCGAGTCGACCATCGAGACCATGCCGGCGACCGAACCCTTCGACGCGGTGGTGTGCTCGCTGGTGCTGTGCTCGGTCGCCGACCCCGACGGCGTGCTGCGGCAGCTCAACTCCGTGCTGAAGCCGGGCGGCGAGCTGCGCTACTTCGAGCACATCGCCGCCGGCGGATGGCGCGGTCAACTGCAGCGACTGGCCGACGCCACGATCTGGCCGCGGTTCGCCGGTAACTGCCATACCCACCGCGACACCGAGCGCGCGATCTCCGGGGCCGGATTCGTCATCGAGACCGCCCGCCGCGAGGCGCAGTTCCCGGCATGGGTGCCCCTGCCCGTGCACGAGGTCGCATTGGGGCGGGCGACGAAGAACTAG
- a CDS encoding NAD-dependent deacylase, translated as MRIAVLSGAGISAESGVPTFRDDKTGLWAKYDPYELSSTDGWQNHPERVWAWYLWRHHLVQQVEPNDGHRAVAAWQDYAEVSVITQNVDNLHERAGSKPVHHLHGSLFEFWCDTCGSRYHSPLPDMPEPELEKMPPQCECGGLIRPGIVWFGEQLPDEPWQSAVEAVATSDVLVVVGTSGIVYPAAGLPDVALARGAVVVEVNPEPTPLSENATLTIRESASTALPTLLQQLPELLKN; from the coding sequence GTGCGTATCGCGGTACTGAGCGGGGCGGGGATCTCCGCCGAGAGCGGCGTGCCGACGTTCCGCGACGACAAGACCGGTTTGTGGGCCAAGTACGACCCCTACGAACTGTCGAGCACAGACGGTTGGCAGAACCACCCTGAACGGGTGTGGGCCTGGTATCTGTGGCGCCATCACCTGGTGCAGCAAGTCGAGCCCAACGACGGGCATCGCGCGGTGGCGGCCTGGCAGGACTACGCCGAAGTTTCGGTGATCACCCAGAATGTCGACAATCTGCACGAGCGGGCGGGGAGCAAACCGGTGCATCACCTGCACGGCAGCCTCTTCGAGTTCTGGTGCGACACCTGCGGTTCGCGTTACCACAGTCCACTGCCGGACATGCCCGAGCCCGAACTGGAGAAGATGCCGCCGCAATGCGAATGCGGCGGACTGATCCGTCCCGGCATCGTCTGGTTCGGCGAACAGCTGCCCGACGAGCCGTGGCAGTCCGCCGTCGAAGCGGTGGCCACCTCCGACGTCCTGGTGGTGGTCGGCACGTCCGGGATCGTCTATCCGGCGGCCGGCCTGCCGGATGTGGCGCTGGCCCGCGGGGCCGTCGTCGTGGAGGTCAATCCCGAACCGACTCCGCTGTCGGAGAATGCGACGCTCACGATCCGGGAGTCGGCCAGCACCGCGCTGCCGACGCTGCTGCAGCAGTTGCCCGAATTGTTGAAGAACTAG
- a CDS encoding GntR family transcriptional regulator — MSDLGVWLRVDGQASRPLFDQLRTQLIEGIRDGRLSPGTRLPTVRELAGQLNLAVNTVARAYRELETAGIVETRGRFGTFVARADPADAAMAAAAHAYVEAARALGLGKQEALQYLDNAFG; from the coding sequence GTGTCGGATTTGGGGGTCTGGTTACGCGTCGACGGACAGGCCTCGCGGCCGTTGTTCGATCAGCTCAGAACACAGCTCATCGAGGGGATCCGGGACGGGCGACTCTCGCCCGGCACCAGGCTGCCCACGGTGCGCGAGCTGGCCGGTCAGCTGAATCTGGCCGTCAACACCGTCGCGCGGGCCTACCGGGAGCTGGAAACCGCGGGCATCGTCGAAACTCGCGGCCGCTTCGGAACCTTCGTGGCCCGCGCCGATCCGGCCGACGCCGCGATGGCCGCGGCGGCCCACGCCTACGTGGAAGCCGCCCGCGCGCTGGGGCTGGGCAAGCAGGAGGCGCTGCAATATCTGGACAACGCGTTCGGCTGA
- a CDS encoding class I SAM-dependent methyltransferase, with translation MTTEKIDASQLGGVSETALLTLNGRAHQASLPGAILRDPMAIKVVESIDFDFDKFGRKGQEMALRSLAVDSCAVNYLRTHPQATVVALAEGFQTSFWRLSDAIADPQFYWVSVDLPPVIELRQRLLPSSPRITALAQSALDYSWMDRVETANGVFITAEGLLMYLQPNEAMDLIAQCAKRFPGGQMFFDVPPVFVKKLAPKGMKSSKHYRVPPMPFSLTTVQLADLVNTVPGITAVHDIPMPKGRGFFFDKVWPAIWNFGPTKRFRGSYTLLEFG, from the coding sequence ATGACAACGGAAAAGATCGACGCCAGCCAGCTGGGTGGCGTCTCCGAAACCGCGCTGCTGACCCTCAACGGTCGCGCCCACCAGGCGAGCCTGCCCGGTGCGATCCTGCGCGATCCGATGGCCATCAAGGTCGTCGAGTCCATCGACTTCGACTTCGACAAGTTCGGTCGCAAGGGCCAGGAGATGGCGCTGCGCTCGCTGGCCGTCGACTCCTGCGCGGTCAACTATCTGCGCACGCACCCGCAGGCCACCGTCGTCGCGCTGGCCGAAGGTTTCCAGACCAGCTTCTGGCGGTTGAGCGACGCCATAGCGGATCCTCAGTTCTATTGGGTGTCGGTGGACCTGCCGCCGGTGATCGAGCTGCGGCAGCGCCTGCTGCCGTCGTCACCGCGAATCACCGCGCTGGCGCAGTCCGCGCTGGACTACAGCTGGATGGACCGGGTGGAAACCGCCAACGGGGTGTTCATCACCGCCGAAGGCCTGTTGATGTACCTACAGCCGAATGAGGCGATGGATCTTATTGCCCAGTGCGCCAAGCGTTTTCCGGGCGGTCAGATGTTCTTCGACGTGCCGCCGGTGTTCGTCAAGAAGCTTGCCCCGAAGGGCATGAAGTCCTCGAAGCACTACCGCGTCCCACCGATGCCGTTCAGCTTGACCACCGTCCAGCTGGCCGACCTGGTCAACACGGTGCCGGGGATCACCGCGGTCCACGACATCCCGATGCCCAAGGGCCGCGGCTTCTTCTTCGACAAGGTGTGGCCGGCGATCTGGAATTTCGGCCCGACGAAGCGGTTCCGCGGCTCCTACACCCTGCTGGAATTCGGCTGA